Sequence from the Plasmodium yoelii strain 17X genome assembly, chromosome: 10 genome:
gacttaaataaaaaaacatataattgCTATACATgtaatatacaaatatataattattcattttttcgaTATCATTTTAAATCGGAATggcataaatataatttaaaaagaaaGTTATTAAATTTGAGTGCAATAAATGAGCTAGCTTTTAATGAAAAAGTTagcaatttaaaaaaagtagaagatgatgaaaatacgaaggaaaaaaacaaaaaagataaaaacgGCTCTAACaatgttcataaaaaaaaagaaaataataaaaataaaaacaataacaACGGTAATAAgcaaaaaaaagataaatttgCTAACAATGCAAATAATAACAACACAAATGGTGTGAAAAAAGTGATATATGCATCAACTGAAGACTATTTATTAAAAGCTAATGTAAAATATGATAACCCATtagtttgtttttttgataatcgaatttttaatactattgaagaaaatattaagcatatgaatgaaaattatactttttatattcctgatataaaatttgtgacaaatttgaaaaaaattattttaacaatagggaaaaaaatatatgaagaaaatatatgtatttactGTCTTAAGTATTTTAAATCTGTTAAAGCATTACAGTCTCATATGATATGTAAAAGTCATACTAAACTTCATtcgaatttttttatttttattgaaaaatattatgattttTCAAAAACATATGttgatttattaaataaatatattgcaaATAAGGAAGATAAAGAATTAGTTCTATGCATGTTGCATAAGAACaaaaatcatttaaaaaaaactattaATTGTGAAAAGAAAGAAACGCAATTAACTatgaa
This genomic interval carries:
- a CDS encoding zinc finger protein, putative → MMEQDDQFEECENINKPYDIKNIYNVKKEDVIVQDDMNINTNSRINFDNNEQVNIYIENSDLNKKTYNCYTCNIQIYNYSFFRYHFKSEWHKYNLKRKLLNLSAINELAFNEKVSNLKKVEDDENTKEKNKKDKNGSNNVHKKKENNKNKNNNNGNKQKKDKFANNANNNNTNGVKKVIYASTEDYLLKANVKYDNPLVCFFDNRIFNTIEENIKHMNENYTFYIPDIKFVTNLKKIILTIGKKIYEENICIYCLKYFKSVKALQSHMICKSHTKLHSNFFIFIEKYYDFSKTYVDLLNKYIANKEDKELVLCMLHKNKNHLKKTINCEKKETQLTMKENENENSEKKLHDNQNNISHENDNTSDLSSDNKETNIENGVSRNNSDEPIPTYNDISDNYNSDNSDDYKVKEEELSKSIDHNMIYEVLEQFGYIKPELNEYNNLILPDGSEAINRKLAYIFKQKLPLENKESGKCDQIDVLKKKKENNQQYRKYKYYLDVAKKYNLDLNMKTNNLNKYYKSDSIFFL